The following proteins come from a genomic window of Polaribacter dokdonensis:
- a CDS encoding flavin-containing monooxygenase, translating to MDFDIIIIGAGLSGIGAACHLERKNSDKSYKILEAREEIGGTWSLFKYPGIRSDSDMYTFGYSFKTWDDDKSFADAPSILKYLNEAAEEYNVKQHISFSQKVVHYNFDTSLNLWTITAINPITKEETQYTSQYIFNASGYYNYDTGYIPNFKGFENFKGKFLHPQKWNTDLDYRNKKVVVIGSGATAVTIVPKIADDVEKVTMLQRSPTYIAALPNKDKVAKFIKRILPSKMAHTTVRGKNILADMLFYNLCRKFPKTMKKVVLKGIKKELGDFPLEPHFSPDYKPWDQRFCLVPDGDFFKAIKKGKASVETDTIETFTENGILLKSGKLLEADIIISATGLKLLPFGGANISLNNKPFDITKQFIYKGLMLSELPNFFVFAGYTNASWTLKSDLTSEYISRMLKYLDNNNYKSVHARVTEENLGELPLINLDSGYIHRAKDILPKQGDQFPWRLYQNYILDYKVLRLNAIKDKRLLFN from the coding sequence ATGGATTTTGATATTATAATTATTGGAGCAGGTTTGTCTGGTATAGGTGCTGCTTGTCATCTAGAGCGAAAAAATTCTGATAAATCTTATAAAATTTTAGAAGCTAGAGAAGAAATTGGAGGTACTTGGAGTTTATTTAAATATCCAGGAATACGTTCTGATTCTGATATGTATACTTTTGGTTATTCTTTTAAAACCTGGGATGATGATAAGTCTTTTGCAGATGCACCATCCATTTTAAAATATTTAAATGAAGCTGCAGAAGAGTACAATGTAAAACAACATATTTCATTTAGTCAAAAAGTAGTTCATTACAATTTTGATACCTCATTAAATTTATGGACAATTACTGCTATAAACCCAATTACCAAAGAAGAAACGCAATATACTTCTCAATATATTTTTAATGCTAGTGGATATTACAATTATGATACTGGCTACATACCCAATTTTAAAGGTTTTGAGAACTTTAAAGGTAAATTTTTACATCCTCAAAAATGGAATACAGATTTAGATTATAGAAACAAAAAAGTAGTTGTTATTGGAAGTGGAGCAACAGCTGTAACAATTGTACCAAAAATTGCAGATGATGTAGAGAAAGTGACTATGTTACAAAGGTCTCCTACTTATATAGCAGCTCTGCCAAATAAAGATAAGGTAGCAAAATTTATAAAAAGAATATTGCCAAGTAAAATGGCACACACAACTGTAAGAGGTAAAAATATCTTAGCAGATATGTTGTTTTATAATTTGTGCAGAAAATTTCCTAAAACAATGAAAAAGGTTGTTTTAAAAGGAATTAAAAAAGAGTTAGGAGATTTTCCTTTAGAGCCTCATTTTTCTCCAGACTATAAACCTTGGGATCAACGTTTTTGTTTGGTTCCAGATGGTGATTTTTTTAAAGCCATCAAAAAAGGAAAAGCTTCTGTAGAAACTGATACTATAGAAACATTTACAGAAAATGGAATTTTATTAAAATCAGGAAAATTATTAGAGGCAGATATCATAATAAGTGCAACAGGGTTAAAATTATTGCCTTTTGGAGGAGCTAATATCTCTTTAAACAATAAGCCTTTCGATATTACAAAGCAATTTATATATAAAGGTTTAATGTTAAGTGAATTGCCTAACTTTTTTGTTTTTGCAGGGTATACAAATGCTTCTTGGACCTTAAAAAGCGATTTAACAAGCGAGTATATTTCTAGAATGTTAAAATATCTAGATAATAACAATTATAAATCAGTTCATGCAAGAGTTACTGAAGAAAATTTAGGAGAACTTCCTTTAATCAACTTAGATTCTGGATATATTCATAGAGCAAAAGATATTCTCCCAAAACAAGGAGACCAATTTCCTTGGAGGCTTTACCAAAATTATATTTTAGATTATAAAGTATTGCGTTTAAACGCTATAAAAGATAAGAGGTTATTGTTCAATTAA
- a CDS encoding DUF5522 domain-containing protein, with the protein MFKPRVPLEEDDFYLNEKGYKVFTEKFHLKRGYCCKSGCKHCPYGYDKRTDSFK; encoded by the coding sequence ATGTTTAAACCTAGAGTTCCTTTAGAAGAAGATGATTTTTATTTAAATGAAAAAGGCTACAAAGTCTTTACTGAAAAATTTCATTTAAAAAGAGGTTACTGCTGTAAAAGTGGGTGTAAGCATTGTCCTTATGGATATGATAAAAGAACAGATAGTTTTAAATAA
- a CDS encoding DUF4197 domain-containing protein, which yields MKKFILVLIVAFQFSGCAELQQVVNNLPNNVGLSQEQIGNGLRQALDNGIEHQVAKLTSKDGFYRNQLVKILLPEELQAVDKGLRKIGLSNLADEGIKVLNRAAEDAVKTATPIFVNAVKEITFNDAKNILLGDKNAATSYLQSKTSQSLYNSFSPVIDNSFSKVGADKVWSNLITRYNSIPFVKKVNPDLTGYVTNEALKGVFTMIEIEEKGIREKVGLRNTALLRQVFALQDNR from the coding sequence ATGAAGAAGTTTATATTGGTATTGATAGTTGCATTTCAGTTTTCTGGTTGTGCAGAATTACAACAAGTTGTAAATAACTTACCTAATAATGTAGGTTTAAGTCAAGAGCAAATAGGTAATGGTTTAAGGCAGGCATTAGATAATGGTATAGAACATCAAGTTGCAAAACTTACATCTAAAGATGGTTTTTACAGAAATCAATTGGTAAAAATTTTACTTCCAGAAGAATTACAAGCAGTAGATAAAGGTTTGCGTAAAATTGGTTTAAGTAATTTGGCAGATGAAGGTATAAAAGTACTTAACAGAGCTGCAGAAGATGCTGTTAAAACAGCTACGCCTATATTTGTAAACGCAGTTAAAGAAATTACTTTTAATGATGCTAAAAATATACTTTTAGGCGATAAAAATGCTGCAACAAGTTATCTTCAATCAAAAACTAGCCAAAGTTTATATAACAGTTTTAGCCCAGTAATAGACAATTCATTTTCTAAAGTTGGTGCAGATAAAGTATGGAGTAACTTAATTACCAGGTATAATTCTATTCCATTTGTAAAAAAGGTAAATCCAGATTTAACTGGTTATGTAACCAATGAAGCTTTAAAAGGAGTTTTTACAATGATAGAAATAGAAGAAAAAGGAATCCGAGAAAAAGTTGGGTTAAGAAATACAGCGCTTTTAAGGCAAGTATTTGCTTTACAAGACAATAGGTAA
- a CDS encoding family 16 glycosylhydrolase, which yields MKNLLITFIFLFTFIASAQQTVEDDFEGNGTISTWFGDGANINAQFNNPYKESINTSNTVLKYEDVGGQYANIRFQLDEKFDLSEDYTFTFKIYVPLIGITGSQNNQVSLKLQNGDLNEPWSTQTEIIKSITLNQWQTVTFNFKDDSYINLNPGSAAPINRSDFNRVVIQINGEDNTDRVTAYIDDFLYDGTIAGDTSDEPVFDNLVWSDEFDGQTGVVTDLDNSKWFKQTYPIINGQSWANGEIQHYTDRVDNSYVSNGTLKILAKKETYSNNGVTKNYTSARLNSKYAFTYGKVEIRAKMPFGVGTFPALWMLGQNITETGGYWAATKGTTGWPDCGEIDIIEHWGDNQDFVQSALHNRSSFGGTVNKGGRSISNASSEFHVYTLEWSATKMTFSVDGIVHYVYNPENKNIENWPYDAPQYLLLNVAILPNITAGFSESAMEVDYVRVYQESQSLSTEDNNIKNQALRVYPNPSNDLITVDLGNVNTKGDLNLYNIAGKRIHTFSQNTQSKTHNISFLSKGVYFLQVATSNDSRVIKLIKN from the coding sequence ATGAAAAACTTACTAATTACTTTTATTTTTTTATTCACGTTTATAGCAAGTGCTCAGCAAACTGTAGAAGATGATTTTGAAGGAAATGGAACAATCTCTACATGGTTTGGAGATGGTGCCAATATTAACGCACAATTTAACAATCCTTATAAAGAATCTATAAACACCTCTAATACTGTTTTAAAGTACGAAGATGTTGGTGGGCAATATGCTAATATTAGATTTCAATTAGATGAAAAGTTTGATTTATCTGAAGACTATACCTTCACTTTTAAAATTTACGTTCCTTTAATTGGTATTACAGGTTCACAGAACAATCAAGTTTCGCTTAAACTACAAAATGGCGATTTAAATGAACCTTGGAGTACACAAACCGAAATTATAAAGTCAATTACCTTAAATCAGTGGCAAACAGTAACTTTCAATTTTAAAGATGATAGCTATATCAATCTAAATCCAGGTTCTGCTGCTCCAATTAACAGATCCGATTTTAATAGAGTAGTTATTCAAATTAATGGCGAAGATAATACTGATAGAGTAACTGCTTATATAGATGATTTTTTATATGATGGAACCATAGCTGGAGATACTAGTGATGAACCTGTTTTTGATAATTTAGTTTGGTCTGATGAATTTGATGGGCAAACAGGTGTTGTTACAGATTTAGATAATTCTAAATGGTTTAAACAAACCTATCCTATTATTAATGGTCAATCTTGGGCAAATGGAGAAATTCAGCATTATACAGATAGAGTAGATAATTCTTATGTTAGTAATGGTACTTTAAAAATTTTGGCTAAAAAGGAGACCTATTCAAATAATGGAGTGACTAAAAATTATACTTCTGCAAGATTAAATTCTAAATATGCTTTTACTTACGGTAAGGTAGAAATTAGAGCAAAAATGCCATTTGGTGTAGGTACTTTTCCTGCATTATGGATGCTTGGTCAAAACATTACAGAAACTGGTGGCTATTGGGCTGCTACAAAAGGTACCACTGGTTGGCCAGATTGTGGAGAAATAGATATTATAGAACATTGGGGAGATAATCAAGATTTTGTGCAAAGTGCTTTGCATAATAGATCTAGTTTTGGAGGAACTGTAAATAAAGGAGGTAGAAGTATTAGTAATGCCTCTTCAGAATTTCATGTATATACTTTAGAGTGGTCTGCAACAAAAATGACGTTTAGTGTAGATGGTATTGTGCATTATGTTTATAATCCAGAGAATAAGAATATAGAAAATTGGCCATATGATGCTCCTCAATACCTTTTATTAAATGTTGCTATTCTTCCTAACATTACAGCAGGATTTTCTGAAAGTGCTATGGAAGTAGATTATGTAAGAGTATATCAAGAATCACAAAGCTTAAGTACAGAAGATAATAATATTAAAAACCAAGCTTTAAGGGTTTATCCTAATCCTTCAAATGATTTGATCACAGTAGATTTGGGAAACGTAAATACAAAAGGTGATTTAAACCTATATAATATTGCAGGTAAAAGAATTCATACTTTTTCTCAAAATACACAATCGAAAACTCATAATATTTCTTTCTTATCCAAAGGAGTGTATTTTTTACAGGTAGCCACTAGTAATGATTCTAGAGTAATTAAGCTAATTAAAAACTAG